GCTTTGTGCGTAGTCTCTGGGGCTGcaatcatgtggattggtgttgtctAGACTCCTGTGGGGCATCGGGAGGTATTTTGATCATGTGGGATAatagggtggtggagaaagttgATGTGTGTTTGGGAGTTTTTACGCTCGCTGTTTCCTTTAGGAATGTAGTGGATCGTTTCTTCTGGGCTTTCGCAGGTGTTTACGGTCCGAATTCTGATATGGATAGGAGTTTGctctgggatgagttggctgggattcttagttggtggagcttgTCGTGGTGTATAGGAGGCGATTTCAATGTTGCTCGTTTCCCTAGTGAAAGGTCTGGTGACGGTAGTAGGTCTGCTATGAGAGAGTTCTCTGATTTTATCTCTGAGATGGGTATCATGGATTTTCCTCTTGCTGGGGGTGCTTTTACTTGGTCACGTACTTTTGATCCCCCTGTGTGGTCTAGGATTGATCGTTTTCTAGTCTCCCCTGATTGGGAAGCTCGGTTTCCTGTGTCGTCTTAAAAGAGGCTTCCTCGCCTTTATTCAGATCACTTTccgattcttcttgattgtggtgactTCTCTAGGGGGAACAGGtctttcaaatttgagaacatgtagCTTAAAGCAGAAGGATTTGTGGGGAAGGTGAAACATTTGTGGGATTCTTACTCGTTTCAAGGTACTCCTAGTTTTGCCTTAGCTTGTAAACTAAAGGTATTGAAAAAGGATTTGAAGATTtggaatgaagaggtttttggtgAGGTAGAGAGGAACAAGATGAAGTTGTTTGAAGAAATTCAGCCTTTTGATGCTATTGCAGAAAGTAGGGCTTTAGTTGTGGAAGAGCTTCAGAAGAAGACAGAGATCgtcagagagatagagaggtgttctcttttggaggaggtgagcTAGCGGCAGAAATCTAGAGTCTTGTGGTTAAAAGAAGGGGACAAGTGTACTAAGTTCTTCCACTCCATAGCAAATTCAAACAGAAGGTTCAACTCTATTAACTCTTTATTGATTGGAGATACTCTTTCTTCTAATAAGATAGAAATTGGCGATCACGTGGTTGAGTTCTATCAAAAGCTATTTCATGAGCCGAGTAGGTGgaggcctagggtggatggtatttcctttgattctattttagATTCTGATGCCAGCTGGTTGGAGAGAGCGTTCGAAGAGGAGGAGGTCAAGAAGGTAGTGTCAGTtttgaatggtgataaggcacCGGGTCCGGATAGCTTTTCTTTGGCCTTCTTCCAAGCGTGCTGGGATGTCGTGAGAGTGGACATTATGAAGGTTTTTGATGAATTTCATGCCAGAGGTCTGTTTGAGAAGAGCCTGAATGCTtcgtttatttctcttattccgaAGGTTCCAAAGGCTAACTCCATCAAAGATTTCcggcctattagtttggtgggaggcatctacaagattattgctaaagttctagCAAACAGGTTGAAGTCAGTCTTGGAGaaggtcatttccaaatctcaTAGCGCTTTTATTAAAGGAAGACAGATTCTTGATCCGattcttattgctaatgaatgcattGATAGTAGGCTCAGATCGGGGGTTCCAGGcatcatttgcaaaatggacttggagaaagcttacgatcatgttaactgggagtttcttttgtatatgttgaggaggtgtggctttggggaaAAATGGTGTAGGTGGATAGCTCATTGCATCTCAACTGTGCAGTTTTCGGTGTTAATCAATGGCTccccttttggttttttaagTAGCTCTCGAGGTctaagacaaggggatcctctgtcaccccttttgtttgtttttgtgatggaagcCTTGAGTCGTATGATCTCAGCTGCAGTTTGTCGaggtttgttggaaggttttaaAATAGGTGACGCAGATATTTTTCGCATCttctgtttgcagatgatactctgattttttgtagtgccctTGATTCTCAGTTACGTAATTTGAGGAGTCTCTTCCTCCTGTTTGAAGCAGCTTCGGggttgaaggttaatttggctaagtctaATTTAATTCCAGTGGGGCATGTTGATCAAGCGGAAAGGCTAGCCGACATTTTAGGGTGTGGGTTTGCCACTTTGCCGgttaagtatcttggtcttcctttgggggcctCCTATAAGTCCACGCATATTTGGGACGGGGTTGTTGAGAAGATTGATCGtcgtttggctagttggaaaaggatgTATCTctctaagggtggtagagtaACCTTTATTAAGAGTACCTTAGCCAATGTGCCTACTTACTTTTTGTCTCTGTTCCATCTCCCGAGGAGTGTTGCCGCTCGCTTAGAGAAGCTACAACGGGATTTTCTTTGGCGTGGTTTGGGTGAAGAATCTAAATTTCACTTGGTGAGGTGGTCAAAAGTCTGTTCCCCAATTCCAGATGGGGGGTTGGGTATTCGAAATCTGTTATTGTTCAACCAAGCTTTGTTAGGTAAATAGTTGTGGCGGTAtggtagagagagagaagcttggtggagagttgcagTGGATGCCAAgtatggtagtttgtggggtgggtggtgctcccgcgAGCCTGTAGGTGCTCATGGGGTGGggctgtggaagaatatcaggaaaagGTGGGGGAGTTTCTTTGGTTTCTCTATATTGGAAGTGGGGGATggggttaggacaaaattttggcatgatatatggtgcggggatagggtgttgaaggaagcttttcctgttctttttggtattgctcagatgaaggatgcttccgttgcggataatatggaggttttgggcggCTCTatccagtggaatgtgagctttgttagagaggcgcatgactGGGAAGTGGGTGTTTTTGCATCCTTCTTTCATGTGTTACATTTAGCCAtggtgagtagagatcgtgctgacaggcttaggtgggtcccttccaagaaaggggtgttcaagattcttacagcggataatctcaggaagcgaaagattatcattgtggatagatgctacttGTGCAAAAGAGACGGGAAaactgtggaccaccttcttcttcattgtgatgtggcttctactttgtggaatcatgtcttttctcggtttggtatgttttgggtcatgcctaggagagttgtcgatttattttcttgttggtggaaggcgggtaggtcaaggagtgcggcagtttggaagatggtgcctatatgcattctttggtgtgtatggaaggagagaaatactatgtgttttgaagacttggagaattccatggagaatattgttgcatcgtttttacatttgttgtatctttggacggaggcTTTGTTGTCACCCGTGTCTATTAgcttttttgattttcttgttcgtttttctttgccttcttagtcgtttccttgtgtatacttccagtgtacttaaaggggcgccttacgcttttttccttatataaaatttcatttacttatcaaaaaaaaaatgtatatgtttattttttagtttgggattGTTTTAAATGAAAGGTATTAAAAAGCATTGAATGACGAGAGTCCCACATGAGAAAAAGATAAAGTCAAATTGACATTTAAAAGGCCCAACCTACTTCAAGCTTTTGCTTTAAAGTAACGCTTAAGTCTATGCACTTGTATGTATACTTTAGTACGATAGACGGGCACGCGTGTGCGTGACAGTGGGCTGTTGGGCGCTAGTGGCGCTTTTGTGTCGCCTTGATGGCGCACTTAGCACGAAGCATGGGAGATCAAAGCAATCTGATTATGACCATTCAATTTTGGACAGTCAGGACCATTCGATTTGGTGGTTTAATCTAGACCATATGATGCTTCTTCGGTAGATCCAATGGTTAAATTTACTGGACCATCACTAAAGTAACTGTAAGGTCGAATCAACTTTGATCTAACTATTGAGATTAAATAGTTACTAcctaatgattattattaaataattatttgactCGATGGTTTGAATTAAGTATATGTTAAAATAGCAGTTTGTGACTGTTGGTTTAACAGTTAATAATGAAACAAGGTGACTGTTAGTGAACAGACATAAATAACTGTTATTCaatacaatataaaatattacaactcagtttttaaaaacacaaaattatctattcttttgtttctctctaACACCTTCTTTGCTTTAAATTTTGAGTATGTGTCTCTTGCTAGAATAAAAAATCTGAGGGATTTCAGGTTTAGTTTCTTTTGTGCAAAACGCAAGTAAACAACGAAAGATTTCTAGGCTCCATTGTAtactgaaaaaatatttgttgtaacccTTTGCATACTATTTCCGGTGAGGgcaaataatttattaaggaaAGCGACCTTGTAACGCACCTTAAGAGCAATTCGATTTTTTGCTTTCTCTTACTTTTTTCTAACACGTGGTAGTAAAATATATCCGTACCCTagccaaaataaataatttaaattcaaaaatgaaaaaaggtgTAGAGAGAGAGGAATTAATGGTCATTGTATTGCATATATCTGTTGTATCATTATACCATGGATTATTTGTAGCTTTTCTTATGGATCCTACATGACAAATTCTCCATCTTATATCTGCAATTATATTTCTTGCTGAAAATTGTGGGAGTTGGAAGGCATGCCTTCTATTAACTCAACTAGTGATGCTGTCACGTTCAGCTAATACTTTTTTACATGAACTTGCTGATTCCAGGGAGACCTCTGGCAGCTTCATTTCAAAGCTGGAGTCTGCAAGTGCTTCCATGCTGCAGCAGCATATATTTCAGACACCTAGGATTGCAAAAAGATTTATGGTTTTTGCTGGTTGTCTTTTTGAGTGTTCTTGTTGTAACATTTTTGACACCGTCTTGGtgaaattcttttttcttttttcatggaTTTGCAGACGCAAAGAACTTTTTAGCAGCAATCTTCCTTTTTGTGCCGAGTTATATCTTCTTTTATTGCAATGTGCACCTGTTGTCATGGCTATCACGTCCAGGTGTTGCTATATTTCAATATTTCATGCTTCTTATATATTGGGTTAGAAATTAATTTGTTCACCATACAATCACCGCCACCTTTTTACTGTTAAAGATATGCTactttttttcatataaaacaATCAAGGGGGCACAGATTCGCCTAGAAATGCACGAATTAATTTAGGGGGTGCCGATTTAAATTTGTGTTGGGTTTAAGTCGTGTCGATATATGAGTATAATAAGACTATGTAGACTAATCTTAACATGATGAATTTAgttaaaaatgttagatttattaaccttaacccgctaatttcgtgtcgagtTCAcgagttgtataaaaaattgacaacttTTATGTCGCATGTCAAGTTCATGTCGTGTCGATACATGTGCAATAAAACCATATAGATAAATTATAACTCAATCTATTCAATTAAACGGATTAGACCCGTAAaccctaatttatttatttcgtgcTAGGTTCATGCGTGTAAGAAATTGTTAATGCTAATAGTGTTTTGTTTGATGGTTGAAGGGAGGGATTTGGTCAATTTGTTgtacatgtaacatgtctctATCTCATATGTCCGTTGTAGCACCTGTGACAATTCACAATTTGCAAACTcacttgtgaaaaaaaaaaaaaaaaaaacagaagattataaaaaaaatacaaaaaaaatccatggaaaaattatttctaatatAAATCTCCTGATTTGAAAAAGGAGCATACAAAGAAACTCTccaaatccaaaaagaaaaagataacatgaattttgtttctttcacaCACGATCAATATTGGGCGGCACTGGTTCTCCAACTTGAAAGGAATGACGGCAGAGGGGGCAAGTACCCATTGATATTACATATTGGAACTCGTAGTTGCAGTGAGGACAGAATACTTGTATCCCAAGAATTTGATCGGGGTTGATTCTTGGCTCATCGCCGGTAGCACTAGCCGGCGCCGCCATCCTTTTTCGAAGAATGTACTTCTCAATGAGCAGATCTAGAATTGCATAGAAGCAAAGGTAAGAAAGTAGTGGGAAGAGCAGTTTTGGTGCATACACCCAAACTGTAACAATGAATGCACACACCTTCAAATCGTTTTGATACATTTGGATGATTCTTGAGTTTCTcgcttcttcttcactattcgaTCTCCCTAGTCctttcctctctctccctccctctctctctatatatatatatatatataagttgagtGAAAGACGGTGTCGGTGTACCGGCGCTACTATTCTCCTTTCCTTCCGAACCCAGATTTCCTTGTCAGCCCCGGAAAGAGTTGGACTCATCTACCAGCGctacttgccttttatttaatttcttggccttcaagttaCCAAGTCCGATCAGTTCtaggatttatttattattttattttaaaaaaaaaaaaaattaaatggattaCAAGTCCATTAAGCATGagtaagaaaatatattttctatattattcTCAAGAAAGATAAATAGCTTAATGGTTTGGAATAATAATAACTATTACCCAAaggggaataactattctcatTTTGTAGCctattcataaataataataatattaataataataataataaatctctCATTTTCTAGCTTACCATTTACCATTTGAACAATGTTAAAGAGTCCGTTGTGTCATAATACACGAGATTCAGTATAAGTCATATTTAGTCATTCTTTACCTAAAAATTGGATAGAAGGATTTCATGAAAtctgacctttaaaattattattattatttttttatttaaaaagaaaacaaaaaacaaaaaaagtagtAATGCAAAAAATGAAGTTGGACAGGGGCGTGGATCCTAAAGGCGTGGCTCTAGCCCAGCTAATTTCGCAAGCCCAACTGGAGCTAGGGGGTGTGGATCAGCAGGAGCAGGTATGTCTTGAGCCCGATTCTAAGGGCAAAGCTATGGCCCAGCCGATTTTTCAAGTCCTTTCTTGCTCGGACCGGTTGCCGGTTAGAAGTGAAGCGGGTCAGTCCAGGGAATTAGAGGCGTCGACGTCTTCCCGTGTTCCTCTGACTGTGCCGAGATCGTCGTTGCTCTATGGTATCTATCTTCGGTGGGTGGAACGGTGGGTCCTGCGGTTTCTCCGGATCCAGTGGATTTGATGTCTGTTGTGACTATCGGCGAGCCAATGGAAGTCATGTCGCCGGCGAGGGTCCAACCGGAGCTGAACCTGGCGGTGAAAGAGAGCAGGGTCGACGCTCTGGCAGATTTTTTTCAAGTGCCGACAGATTTGCTGAGTGCGGTGTCTGAAGGTAGGGCTCGGATGTCTAGGCTTTTTGGTCCTTGCGCAGGTAGTGGCGGGGGAGGATCATTCGCTTGGAATGGGAATTTTTCAGGGGAGCGGGCTGTCTCTGGGTTGAACGGGTGGGGGTTGCCGTTGATGCCTCTTCAGGATTATCCTTGTATGCAGGCAAAGGATGGTGTGGGGAATTCCAACAGCCAGCATACTGGTTGTTCAGATTTGGTGGTGTTTCAAGAGGGTGATCAGCCTAATGAAGCGGCAGATAGTGGGAAGGTTTTGTAGGACGTGGATGTGGTGGAGAGAGAAGGTTCGGTGGGTTCGGTGTCTCCTCTTAATACCTATGCCAATTCAGAGGGGGATCTCTCAGGTTACTCTGATTGGGTCATTCAGCGTGCGAATGAGATTTATCCCATTTTAGGGATTTCGTTTGGGGGTCATAAGTTACAATTGCTGGATTTCTTGTCGTTTATTGAAGAGGATCGTCGTTTAGGTGAGGAGGGTGCTCTGTTTGGTGGgggaaagaagggaaaaagggaGGTTAAGAATTTGGAGTGTTCCATTAACTACGATGCTAGAGGTTCATGCTCAAGCCGTTGGGAAAAGGAAGACGAGAGGGCATCGAGTTGTGTTATGAAGCCAAGAATTCTGTCATGGAATGTGAGGGGGttgaataagaaaaacaaacgaCTAAGGATTAGTAACttgctcagagattggaaggcgGATATCATTTGCTTCCAAGAAACAAAGATTCATGGTATTTCGAGTAGCTTTGTGCGTAGTCTCTGGGGCTGcaatcatgtggattggtgttgtctAGACTCCTGTGGGGCATCGGGAGGTATTTTGATCATGTGGGATAATagggtggtggagaaaattGATGTGTGTTTGGGAGTTTTTACGCTCGCTGTTTCCTTTAGGAATGTAGTGGATCGTTTCGTCTGGGCTTTCGCAGGTGTTTACGGTCCGAATTCTGATATGGATAGGAGTTTGctctgggatgagttggctgggattcttagttggtggagcttgCCGTGGTGTATAGGAGGCGATTTCAATGTTGCTCGTTTCCCTAGTGAAAGGTCTGGTGAGGGTAGTAGGTCTGCTATGAGAGAGTTCTCTGATTTTATCTCTGAGATGGGTATCATGGATTTTCCTCTTACTGGGGGTGCTTTTACTTGGTCACGTACTTTTGATCCCCCTGTGTGGTCTAGGATTGATCATTTTCTAGTCTCCCTTGATTTGGAAGCTCGGTTTCCTGTGTCGTCTTAAAAGAGGCTTCCTCGCCTTTATTCAGATCACTTTCtgattcttcttgattgtggtagCTTCTCTAGGGGGAACAGGtctttcaaatttgagaacatgtagCTTAAAGCAGAAGGATTTGTGGGGAAGGTGAAACATTGGTGGGATTCTTACTCGTTTCAAGGTACTCCTAGTTTTGCCTTAGCTTGTAAACTAAAGGCATTGAAAAAGGATTTGAAGATTtggaatgaagaggtttttggtaTGGTAGAGAGGAACAAGATGAAGTTGTTTGAAGAAATTCAGGCTTTTGATGTTATTGAAGAAAGTAGGGCTTTAGTTGTGGAAGAGCTTTAGAAGAAGACAGAGATCgtcagagagatagagaggtgttctcttttggaggaggtgagcTGGCGGCAGAAATCTAGAGTCTTGTGGTTAAAAGAAGGGGACAAGTGTACTAAGTTCTTCCACTCCATAGCAAATTCAAACAGAAGGTTCAACTCTATTAACTCTTTATTGATTGGAGATACTCTTTCTTCTAATAAGACAGAAATTGGCGATCACGTGGTTGAGTTCTATCAAAAGTTATTTCATGAGCCGAGTAGGTGGAGGCCTAGGGTGGACggtatttcctttgattctattttagATTCTGATGCCAGCTGGTTGGAGAGAGCGTTCGAAGAGGAGGAGGTCAAGAAGGTAGTGTCAGTtttgaatggtgataaggcacCGGGTACGGATAGCTTTTCTTTGGCCTTCTTCCAAGCGTGCTGGGATGTCGTGAGAGTGGACATTATGAAGGTTTTTGATGAGTTTCATGCCAGAGGTCTGTTTGAGAAGATCCTGAATGCTTCGTCTATTTCTCTTATTCCGAAGGTTCCAGGGGCTAACTCCATCAAAGATTTCcggcctattagtttggtgggaggcatctacaagattattgctaaattTCTAGCAAACAAGTTGAAGTCAGTCTTGGAGaaggtcatttccaaatctcaTAGCGCTTTTATCAAAGGAAGACAGATTCTTGATCCGATTCTTATTGCTGATGAATGCATTGATAGTAGGCTCAGATCGGGGGTTCCAGGcatcatttgcaaaatggacttggagaaagcttacgatcatgttaactgggtgtttcttttgtatatgttgaggaggtgtggctttggggaaAAATGGTGTAGGTGGATAGCTCATTGCATATCAACTGTGCAGTTTTCGGTGTTAATCAATGGCTccccttttggttttttaagTAGCTCTCGAGGTctaagacaaggggatcctctgtcaccccttttgtttgtttttgtgatggaagcCTTGAGTCGTATGATCTCAGCTGCAGTTTGTCGgggtttgttggaaggttttaaAATAGGTGACGCAGATTTTTCGCATCttctgtttgcagatgatactctgattttttgtagtgccctTGATTCTCAGTTACGTAATTTGAGGAGTCTCTTCCTCCTGTTTGAAGCAGCTTCGGggttgaaggttaatttggctaagtctaATTTAACTCCAGTGGGGCATGTTGATCAAGCGGAAAGGCTAGCCGACATTTTAGGGTGTGGGTTTGCCACTTTGCCGgttaagtatcttggtcttcctttgggggcctCCTATAAGTCCACGCATATTTGGGACGGGGTTGTTGAGAAGATTGATCGtcgtttggctagttggaaaaggatgTATCTctctaagggtggtagagtaacccttattaagagtacctTAGCCAATGTGCCTACTTACTTTTTGTCTCTGTTCCATCTCCCGATGAGTGTTGCCGCTCGCTTAGAGAAGCTACAACAGGATTTTCTTTGGCGTGGTTTGGGTGAAGAATCTAAATTTCACTTGGTGAGGTGGTCGAAAGTCTGTCCCCAATTCCAGATGGGGGGTTGGGTATTCGAAATCTGTTATTGTTCAACCAAgctttgttaggtaaatggttgtggcggtatggtagagagagagaagcttggtggagagttgtagTGGATGCCAAgtatggtagtttgtggggtgggtggtgctcccacGAGCCTGTAGGTGCTCATGGGGTGGggctgtggaagaatatcaggaaaagGTGGGGGAGTTTCTTTGGTTTCTATAGATTGGAAGTGGGGGATggggttaggacaaaattttggcatgatatgtggtgcggggatagggtgttgaaggaagcttttcctgttctttttgCTATTGCTCAGATGAAGGATGCTTCcgttgcggataatatggaggttttgggcggCTCTatccagtggaatgtgagctttgttagagaggcgcatgactGGGAAGTGGGTGTTTTTGCATCCTTCTTTCATGTGTTACATTTAGCCAtggtgagtagagatcgtgctgacaggcttaggtgggtcccttccaagaaaGGGGTGTTCAAGGTTAAATCCTATTTCAGCTCCTTGGTCGGCGGTGAGGGTAGTcggttcccttggaagagtgtgtggaggaCTCTGGCTCCTTCGAGGGCGGCATTCTTTGCATGGTCGGCAGCCCTTGGTAAGATTCTTACagcggataatctcaggaagcgaaagatcatcattgtggatagatgctacttgtgcaaaagagacgggaactgtggaccaccttcttcttcattgcgatgtggcttctactttgtggaaccatgtcttttctcggtttggtatgttttgggtcatgcctaggagagttgtcgatttattttcttgttggtggaaggcggGTAGGTCTAGGAGTGCggcagtttggaagatggtgcctatatgcattctttggtgtgtatGGAAGTAGAGAAATACTAtgtgttttgaagacttggagaattccatggagaatattgttgcatcgtttttacatttgttgtatctttggacggaggcTTTGTTGTCACCCGTGTCTATTAGcttctttgattttcttgttcgtttttctttgccttcttagtcgtttccttgtgtatacttccagtgtacttaaaggggcgccttacgcttttttccttatataaaatttcatttacttatcaaaaaaaaaaaatgtatatgtttattttttagtttgggattGTTTTAAATGAAAGGTATTAAAGAGCATTGAATGACAAGAGTCCCACATGAGAAAAAGATAAAGCCAAATTGGCATTTAAAAGGCCCAACCCACTTCAAGCATTTGCTTTAAAGTAACGCTTAAGTCTATGCACTTGTATGTATACTCTAGTACGATAGACGGGCACGCGTGTGCGTGACAGTGGGCTGTAGGGCGCTAGTGGCGCTTTTGTGTCGCCTTGATGGCGCACTTAGCACGAAGCATGGGAGATCAAAGCAATCTGATTATGACCATTCAATTTTGGACAGTCAGGACCATTCGATCTGGTGGTTTAATCTAGACCATATGATGCTTCTTCGGTAGATCCAATGGTTAAATTTACTGGACCATCACTAAAGTAACTGTAAGGTCGAATCAACTTTGATCTAACTATTGAGATTAAATAGTTACTACCTaatgatttttattaaataattatttgactCGATGGTTTGAATTAAGTATATGTTAAAATAGCAGTTTGTGACTGTTGGTTTAACAGTTAATAATGAAACAAGGTGACTGTTAGTGAACAGACATAAATAACTGTTATT
Above is a genomic segment from Alnus glutinosa chromosome 12, dhAlnGlut1.1, whole genome shotgun sequence containing:
- the LOC133852596 gene encoding uncharacterized protein LOC133852596, with amino-acid sequence MLKPWEKEDERASSCVMKPRILSWNVRGLNKKNKRLRISNLLRDWKADIICFQETKIHGISSSFVRSLWGCNHVDWCCLDSCGASGGILIMWDNRVVEKVDVCLGVFTLAVSFRNVVDRFFWAFAGVYGPNSDMDRSLLWDELAGILSWWSLSWCIGGDFNVARFPSERSGDGSRSAMREFSDFISEMGIMDFPLAGGAFTWSRTFDPPVWSRIDRFLVSPDWEARFPLKAEGFVGKVKHLWDSYSFQGTPSFALACKLKVLKKDLKIWNEEVFGEVERNKMKLFEEIQPFDAIAESRALVVEELQKKTEIVREIERCSLLEEIEIGDHVVEFYQKLFHEPSRWRPRVDGISFDSILDSDASWLERAFEEEEVKKVVSVLNGDKAPGPDSFSLAFFQACWDVVRVDIMKVFDEFHARGLFEKSLNASFISLIPKVPKANSIKDFRPISLLRNLRSLFLLFEAASGLKVNLAKSNLIPVGHVDQAERLADILGCGFATLPVKYLGLPLGASYKSTHIWDGVVEKIDRRLASWKRMYLSKGGRVTFIKSTLANVPTYFLSLFHLPRSVAARLEKLQRDFLWRGLGEESKFHLGDLWQLHFKAGVCKCFHAAAAYISDT